ATGGATCGCGACCTCATTCGCGGCGTCATCGCCAACGTCGGCAAGGTCATCACCGTCGAGGACGGCGCCCTGATGGGCGGCTTCGGCTATGCCGTGCTGGAAATGCTTCAGGAAACCGGCGACCTGGCGCACGTGAAGGCCTTCCGCCGCCTGGGCGTTCCCGACGAGGTCGTCGAGCACGGCGCCCAGCCCGAGCAGTGGAACTATGTCGGTATTGACGCCAACGGCATCTACAACGCCGCGCTCGAAATGCTCGGCGCCGAAGAAGCGGGCGTCCGCCACGCGGCGCAGGGCTCGCGCAGCTAGTCTTTAAAGCGATTCTTCAAACGGGGCGGCCGATTCGGTCGCCCCGTTTTCGTTGATGCGTTCCTCGGCGGCCTGGGCGGCCTGCGATTTGGCGCGCTGATTTCGGTAGAACAGCACCACCCCGAGAATGATGAGCCCCTGCCCCACGATCATCAGGGGGACGGCGAAGGGGATGTTGAAGAAGCTCTTGTAGCCCTGGACAACGGCCTCGGAGAACAGGACGTAGAAGACCGTCGAGGGCCCGAAGCCCAGCAGGATGCCGAAGAAGAACGGCGCAAAGCGCATGCTGGTGAGCCCTGCGCCCCAATGCGGCGAGCTCATGGGGGAGAACGGAATCGCGCGCAGCGCGAACATGGCCATGAAGGCGTTGCGGGAGATGCGCTCTTCCCACTTGTGCCAGTTGTTGGGAATGCGTGCCTGCACGAAATCGCGGGCGACGTACCTTGCGATGAGAAACGCGCCGCCCGCGCCCAGCGCGCCGCCCAGCGAGGTGAGCAGCACGGTGTTCATGGCGCCAAAGACCGTTGTGGCCGCCAGGATGATGATCGCCCGCGGGAAGGTCGAAGCCGCACAGACGGCCACGAAGCCCACATAGAAATAGGGAAGTCGCGGCGCCAGATAGGGATCGTTGGCCCAGCGGTCGAAGAATGCGCCAAGGGTCTGCGGCGTGGGCAGCCCCAGCCCGCGCGCCAGGTAGGCAAGCAACGCAATGGCCGCCAGCGCGAGTACGATCGCGGCTCGGCGCATGACTTTGCGCTCGGCCTTGTGCTCGATCACAGGCGCAGATTCCGCAGATTGGCTCAAAACATCCGACTCCCGCCCGGCTCCGGCCCTCACCGGAGGTGGCAATCGCACAGGGGTCTATATAGCCGGGCACAAGCCCTTGCCGCAAAGATGAAAGAAAACGGCTCGTCTATTTGAGCCGGTTTTTTAGCA
The Chrysiogenia bacterium genome window above contains:
- a CDS encoding TVP38/TMEM64 family protein encodes the protein MIEHKAERKVMRRAAIVLALAAIALLAYLARGLGLPTPQTLGAFFDRWANDPYLAPRLPYFYVGFVAVCAASTFPRAIIILAATTVFGAMNTVLLTSLGGALGAGGAFLIARYVARDFVQARIPNNWHKWEERISRNAFMAMFALRAIPFSPMSSPHWGAGLTSMRFAPFFFGILLGFGPSTVFYVLFSEAVVQGYKSFFNIPFAVPLMIVGQGLIILGVVLFYRNQRAKSQAAQAAEERINENGATESAAPFEESL